The Psychrobacillus sp. FSL K6-2836 nucleotide sequence TGGGCATATGAGGTACAGCCTCAAATTCTATAATACAAACAGCCATTAAAGTAATGATTAATAAAATAAGAAACAATGCCTCTTTAAAAGGAGGCGTAATCGTAGATGAAATTCGAAACATTATATAACCTCCTAAATTAATTTTCACACTTTGTCGATTCAACGCTTTCAATCGTTAAAGTAATTAGGATTTTACCATGTTTCAACAGACTGTCAATTAGAAAATGAAATGTCTATTTCATCAGAATTTTATGATAAAATAGAATATATATAAACCTCAAAGGGGTGATTGGTTTGTTAAATGAAAAAACAGTTGGGGAAATTGTTAAAGAAGCAGCAAGAAAATTTCCAGACACAGAAGCGTATGTGTATCCGGAACTTGGTATTCGAAAAACATATAAAGAATTTGATGAAGAAACAGATGAGCTTGCAAAAGCCTTTATCGGTATGGGTATTCAAAAAGGAGAGCATGTGGCTATTTGGTCTGACAATAAGAGAGAGTGGTTACTTAGCCAATTCGCAACAGGAAAAATGGGTGCAGTTCTAGTAACAGTGAACACAAATTATCAAGAGAAAGAACTAGAATATCTATTGCAGCAATCTGATGCTACAACTCTTATATTATGTGAATCTTATAAAGGAACTTCCTATTTAGATATTGTACGTGCAATATGCCCGGAAATCATTCAGTCGGAAAAAGGCAATATTCACTCCGAAAAGTTTCCACATTTTAAGCGTGTTATTGTAATGAGTGAGAATGAGTATAAAGGCATGTATACATGGTCGGAGCTATTGGCACTTGCTGATGAGGTTGCGGACGAAACACTGGAATTCGCTTTAAATTCACTTCACAACGATGAGGTTATTAATATTCAATATACTTCTGGAACTACTGGCTTTCCTAAAGGCGTTATGCTATCTCATAAAAACATAGTAAATAACGGACAACTTGTGGGAGATTATATATATTTGACGGAAAAAGACCGTCTTTGTATTCCAGTGCCGTTTTTCCATTGTTTTGGGTGTGTAATGGGAACAATCGCATCCGTCACACATGGGACTACAATGGTCATTATCGAACAGTTCGATCCTGGAAAAGTACTTAAAATAGTACAGGATGAAAAATGTACTGCGTTGCACGGGGTACCGACAATGTTTATCGCAGAATTGAATCATCCTGACTTTAATCAGTTTAAATTGAATACGCTGCGAACAGGTATTATGGCAGGATCCATTTGTCCAATCGAAGTGATGAAAAAAGTGATGGATGACATGGGTGCAACCGAAATAACAATAGCTTATGGACAAACGGAAGCATCTCCAGTCATTACACAAACGAAGACAGATGATCCCATTGAAAAACGTGTGTCATCAGTTGGTCAGGCACACCCAGGAGTAGAGGTTAAAATTATCGACCCAGTAACTGGAGATGATACACCAGCAGGAGTTCCTGGAGAGCTTTGTACACGAGGTTATTTAGTGATGAAGGGCTATTATAAAAACGATCAAGCAACCAAGTCGGCAATCGACAACAATGGCTGGCTTCACACAGGTGATATTGCGGTGATGGATGAGGAAGGATATATCGATATAACAGGACGTATTAAAGATATGGTCATCCGTGGCGGAGAAAACATCTATCCAAAAGAAGTAGAGGAATTTTTATATCAGCACCCTAAGGTCCAGGACGTACAGGTAGTTGGAGTACCAGATCCAAAATACGGGGAAGAGCTTATGGCATGGGTTATCTTAAAAAATGGTCAGCAAATAACTTCTGATGAGTTAAAGGAATACTGCAAAGGGAAAATTTCATTTCATAAAATACCGAAGTATGTAGAATTTATTGAGGCATATCCGATGACAGCTTCAGGAAAAATCCAAAAATTCCTCCTTCGTGAAATGTCTAAGGAGAAGACCGAGGCATAATTCGAATTATTTCCTGGGAAATCGACAAGATTCATGTAACCAGAATAAGAAAACAAATCCAATAGGAGGAATAACTTTAAGTGAATGCAAATTTCATAATGCGATTCAAAGCGTTTATGCTTGATTACTTGCTTATATTTGCCTACTTGGTTGTGCTTGCTATCTTTAATATATTAATATTTCCATCTGTGCAGAGTTTATTTAGTGGCTCACTTGTAGTAGCACAAGTCACAGGATTTCTAATGGTGACTTTGCCGGTTTCACTATATTTTATTATAAGTGACTCAGTGATAGGGAGACAGTCCCTTGGAAAGAGATATATGGGGATTAAAGTAGTCAATGAACGGTATGAAGCTATTACGATACTCCATGCCATTTGTAGAACCATTCTGAAATTTCTTCCTTGGGAGCTTTCGCATTATCTAGTTTATCGTCTAGTTTACCTCGGAGATGCAGAAGTTCCATTAAATTACTATATCGTTGGTGGGATTATCTATACGCTTATGTTTGCATATATCCTAACAACGCTATTTACTAAAAGAAAAAAATCCCTTTATGATATTGTTGTCAGGACACAAGTTATAAAGGCCGAATCTTAGAAAAGATGA carries:
- a CDS encoding AMP-binding protein, which translates into the protein MLNEKTVGEIVKEAARKFPDTEAYVYPELGIRKTYKEFDEETDELAKAFIGMGIQKGEHVAIWSDNKREWLLSQFATGKMGAVLVTVNTNYQEKELEYLLQQSDATTLILCESYKGTSYLDIVRAICPEIIQSEKGNIHSEKFPHFKRVIVMSENEYKGMYTWSELLALADEVADETLEFALNSLHNDEVINIQYTSGTTGFPKGVMLSHKNIVNNGQLVGDYIYLTEKDRLCIPVPFFHCFGCVMGTIASVTHGTTMVIIEQFDPGKVLKIVQDEKCTALHGVPTMFIAELNHPDFNQFKLNTLRTGIMAGSICPIEVMKKVMDDMGATEITIAYGQTEASPVITQTKTDDPIEKRVSSVGQAHPGVEVKIIDPVTGDDTPAGVPGELCTRGYLVMKGYYKNDQATKSAIDNNGWLHTGDIAVMDEEGYIDITGRIKDMVIRGGENIYPKEVEEFLYQHPKVQDVQVVGVPDPKYGEELMAWVILKNGQQITSDELKEYCKGKISFHKIPKYVEFIEAYPMTASGKIQKFLLREMSKEKTEA
- a CDS encoding RDD family protein, with amino-acid sequence MNANFIMRFKAFMLDYLLIFAYLVVLAIFNILIFPSVQSLFSGSLVVAQVTGFLMVTLPVSLYFIISDSVIGRQSLGKRYMGIKVVNERYEAITILHAICRTILKFLPWELSHYLVYRLVYLGDAEVPLNYYIVGGIIYTLMFAYILTTLFTKRKKSLYDIVVRTQVIKAES